From a region of the Streptomyces sp. NBC_00193 genome:
- a CDS encoding SCO1664 family protein has translation MNATGGTPELEELLAHGELTVVGRIREASNAVLLCTVTHGGASTDCVYKPVKGERPLWDFPDGNLAQREVAAYLVSEATGWGLVPPTVLRDGPYGEGMVQQWIETGESPEAELLALVDGEEAGEGWKPVAFAEVGEGRTALLVHADDERLRRMSVLDAVINNGDRKGGHLLPAPDGRLYGIDHGVTFHTEDKLRTLLWGWAGEPLTEEAGSVLTSLEAALAAGQPLATRLAELVTTAELAAVRARVALLLRTGKHPQPSGQWPAIPWPPV, from the coding sequence ATGAATGCCACGGGGGGAACGCCGGAACTGGAAGAACTGCTGGCCCACGGGGAACTCACCGTCGTCGGCCGGATCCGGGAGGCGTCCAACGCCGTCCTGCTGTGCACCGTCACGCACGGGGGCGCGAGCACCGACTGCGTGTACAAGCCGGTCAAGGGCGAGCGCCCGCTCTGGGACTTCCCCGACGGCAACCTCGCCCAGCGCGAAGTCGCCGCCTACCTGGTCTCCGAGGCCACCGGCTGGGGGCTCGTGCCCCCGACCGTGCTGCGCGACGGACCGTACGGCGAGGGCATGGTCCAGCAGTGGATCGAGACCGGGGAGTCCCCGGAGGCCGAGCTGCTCGCGCTCGTGGACGGCGAGGAGGCGGGGGAGGGCTGGAAGCCCGTCGCCTTCGCCGAGGTCGGCGAGGGCCGCACCGCGCTCCTCGTGCACGCCGACGACGAACGGCTGCGCCGGATGTCCGTCCTCGACGCCGTGATCAACAACGGCGACCGCAAGGGCGGCCACCTGCTGCCCGCCCCCGACGGACGCCTCTACGGCATCGACCACGGCGTGACCTTCCACACCGAGGACAAACTGCGCACCCTGCTCTGGGGCTGGGCGGGGGAGCCGCTGACGGAGGAAGCGGGGTCCGTCCTGACCTCCCTGGAGGCCGCGCTGGCCGCCGGGCAGCCCCTCGCCACCCGACTGGCCGAACTGGTCACCACCGCCGAGCTGGCCGCCGTACGGGCCCGCGTGGCCCTGCTGCTGCGCACCGGGAAGCATCCGCAGCCCTCGGGGCAGTGGCCCGCGATCCCCTGGCCGCCCGTCTGA
- a CDS encoding PAC2 family protein, which yields MIELEGVPELIDPVMVAAFEGWNDAGDAASGAVAHLDREWKGEVFAALDAEDYYDFQVNRPTVWLDNGVRKITWPTTRLSVVRIGGTKPRDLVLVRGIEPSMRWRSFCNEILGFAHELGVEMVVILGALLGDTPHTRPVPVSGVTSDADLARTMDLEETKYEGPTGIVGILQEACTHAGVPAVSLWAAVPHYVSQPPNPKATLALLNRLEDLIDIRIPLGELPEDARAWQLGVDQLAAEDSEVAEYVQTLEEARDTADLPEASGDAIAREFERYLRRRDPSAGAEPGDGSYLRDTSGGLTRPPKRKAEPSGSGDEPPVPPAPSPDEDETPPEA from the coding sequence GTGATCGAGCTTGAGGGCGTGCCCGAGCTGATCGACCCGGTCATGGTGGCCGCGTTCGAGGGCTGGAACGACGCGGGTGACGCGGCCTCCGGTGCGGTCGCACACCTGGACCGGGAGTGGAAGGGCGAGGTCTTCGCGGCTCTGGACGCCGAGGACTACTACGACTTCCAGGTCAACCGGCCGACGGTGTGGCTGGACAACGGGGTGCGCAAGATCACGTGGCCGACGACCCGGCTGTCGGTGGTCCGGATCGGCGGGACCAAACCGCGCGACCTGGTGCTGGTGCGGGGCATCGAACCGTCCATGCGGTGGCGTTCGTTCTGCAACGAGATCCTGGGCTTCGCCCACGAACTGGGCGTGGAGATGGTCGTCATCCTGGGGGCGCTGCTGGGCGACACCCCGCACACCCGCCCGGTGCCGGTCAGCGGGGTGACCTCGGACGCGGATCTGGCGCGGACGATGGACCTGGAGGAGACCAAGTACGAGGGCCCGACCGGGATCGTGGGCATCCTCCAGGAGGCCTGCACCCATGCCGGGGTGCCGGCGGTGTCCCTGTGGGCGGCGGTGCCGCACTACGTGTCCCAGCCGCCGAACCCCAAGGCGACGCTGGCCCTGCTGAACCGGCTGGAGGATCTGATCGACATCCGGATCCCGCTGGGCGAACTCCCCGAGGACGCACGGGCGTGGCAGCTGGGCGTGGACCAACTGGCCGCCGAGGACAGCGAGGTGGCGGAGTACGTCCAGACGCTGGAGGAGGCGCGGGACACCGCGGACCTGCCGGAGGCGTCCGGGGACGCGATCGCCCGGGAGTTCGAGCGGTACTTGCGGCGGCGGGATCCTTCCGCGGGTGCGGAGCCGGGTGACGGGTCGTACCTGCGGGACACCTCCGGCGGGCTGACGCGGCCGCCGAAGCGGAAGGCGGAGCCGTCCGGGTCCGGGGACGAGCCCCCGGTCCCTCCGGCTCCCTCGCCGGACGAGGACGAGACGCCTCCGGAGGCGTAG
- a CDS encoding MIP/aquaporin family protein: MSSSDIFIGETIGTALLTLLGGGVCAALTLKSSKARGAGWLAITFGWGFAVLIAAYVSAPLSGAHLNPAVTVGIAIKTGEWGDVPVYFAGQLLGAMIGAVLMWLAYYGQFRAHLSDPEHIRDAKLGPEDPHPHDVAGPVLGIFSTGPEIRNVVQNLTTEIIGTAVLVLAILTQGLQDDGKGLGVIGVLITSFVVVGIGLSLGGPTGYAINPVRDLGPRIVHALLPLPNKGGSDWGYSWIPVLGPLAGAALAGGLYNIAFA, encoded by the coding sequence GTGTCCAGCTCCGACATCTTCATCGGCGAGACCATCGGTACCGCCCTGCTCACCCTGCTCGGCGGCGGCGTCTGCGCCGCACTGACCCTCAAGAGCTCCAAGGCTCGGGGCGCCGGCTGGCTCGCGATCACCTTCGGCTGGGGTTTCGCCGTCCTGATCGCCGCCTACGTCTCCGCGCCGCTCTCCGGTGCACACCTGAACCCGGCGGTCACCGTCGGCATCGCCATCAAGACCGGCGAGTGGGGTGACGTTCCGGTCTACTTCGCCGGCCAGCTCCTCGGCGCCATGATCGGCGCGGTTCTGATGTGGCTCGCCTACTACGGCCAGTTCCGGGCGCACCTGTCCGACCCGGAGCACATCCGTGACGCCAAGCTCGGTCCCGAGGACCCGCACCCGCACGACGTGGCCGGCCCGGTGCTCGGGATCTTCTCCACGGGCCCCGAGATCCGCAACGTCGTCCAGAACCTGACGACCGAGATCATCGGCACCGCCGTCCTGGTCCTGGCCATCCTGACCCAGGGCCTGCAGGACGACGGCAAGGGCCTCGGCGTGATCGGCGTCCTGATCACCTCGTTCGTGGTGGTCGGCATCGGCCTCTCGCTCGGCGGCCCGACCGGTTACGCCATCAACCCGGTGCGCGACCTCGGCCCCCGCATCGTCCACGCCCTGCTGCCGCTGCCCAACAAGGGCGGCTCGGACTGGGGCTACTCCTGGATCCCGGTCCTCGGCCCCCTCGCGGGCGCCGCGCTCGCCGGCGGTCTGTACAACATCGCGTTCGCCTGA
- a CDS encoding IclR family transcriptional regulator: MARNIQSLERAAAMLRLLAGGERRLGLSDVASSLGLAKGTAHGILRTLQAEGFVEQDPASGRYQLGAELLRLGNSYLDVHELRARALVWTDDLARASGESVYVGVLHKSGVLIMHHVFRPDDSRQVLEVGAMQPLHSTALGKVLSAYDPVAHTQVLEVERESFTPRTVTDGAGFEEVLELIRARGWASDIEETWDGIASVAAPIHDRRRMPVGAVAVAGAVERVCGDSGEPRASLIASVRDCARAVSRDLGAGRF; encoded by the coding sequence ATGGCACGGAACATCCAGTCGCTCGAACGAGCCGCTGCGATGCTGCGACTCCTGGCGGGCGGCGAGCGCCGGCTGGGGCTCTCGGACGTCGCCTCCTCCCTTGGCCTGGCCAAGGGCACGGCGCACGGGATCCTGCGCACGCTGCAGGCCGAGGGTTTCGTGGAGCAGGACCCGGCTTCGGGCCGCTACCAGCTCGGCGCGGAGCTGCTCCGCCTGGGCAACAGCTATCTGGACGTCCACGAGCTGCGGGCCCGCGCCCTGGTGTGGACGGACGATCTGGCCCGCGCGAGCGGGGAGAGCGTGTACGTGGGGGTGCTGCACAAGAGCGGGGTGCTGATCATGCACCACGTGTTCCGGCCCGACGACAGCCGTCAGGTGCTGGAGGTGGGGGCCATGCAGCCGCTGCATTCCACGGCCCTGGGCAAGGTGCTGTCGGCGTACGACCCGGTGGCGCACACGCAGGTCCTCGAGGTGGAGCGGGAGTCCTTCACCCCCAGGACGGTCACCGACGGTGCCGGCTTCGAGGAGGTCCTGGAGCTGATCCGGGCCCGCGGCTGGGCCAGCGACATCGAGGAGACCTGGGACGGGATCGCCTCGGTGGCGGCCCCGATCCACGACCGCCGCAGGATGCCGGTCGGCGCGGTGGCCGTCGCGGGCGCCGTGGAGCGGGTGTGCGGGGACTCCGGAGAGCCCCGGGCGTCGCTGATTGCTTCCGTACGGGACTGCGCGCGGGCGGTTTCGCGCGATCTCGGGGCGGGCCGGTTCTGA
- the mshC gene encoding cysteine--1-D-myo-inosityl 2-amino-2-deoxy-alpha-D-glucopyranoside ligase: protein MHAWPASEVPALPGKGRDLQIHDTATQGAITLAPGPVARIYVCGITPYDATHIGHAATYNAFDLVQRVWLDTKRQVIYVQNVTDVDDPLLERALRDNQDWTELAERETALFREDMTALRMLPPQHYIGAVEAIPGIVPLVERLRDAGAAYELDGDVYFSVESDPNFGKVSNLDAEAMRLLSAERGGDPDRAGKKNPLDPMLWMAARPGEPSWDGGSLGRGRPGWHIECVAIALDHLGMTFDIQGGGSDLAFPHHEMGASHAQVLTGEFPMAKAYVHAGMVALHGEKMSKSKGNLVFVSALRRAGVDPAAIRLALLSHHYRADWEWTDEVLAEAVARLGRWRAAVSRPDGIPADDLVEEVREALSNDLNAPAALAAVDRWVERQLVTDGDDESAPGLVSRTVDALLGVAL from the coding sequence ATGCATGCCTGGCCCGCTTCTGAGGTCCCCGCCCTGCCTGGCAAGGGCCGCGACCTCCAGATCCACGACACCGCGACCCAAGGGGCGATCACCCTCGCCCCCGGTCCCGTCGCCCGTATCTACGTCTGCGGGATCACCCCGTACGACGCGACGCACATCGGTCACGCGGCGACCTACAACGCGTTCGACCTCGTGCAGCGCGTGTGGCTCGACACCAAGCGGCAGGTCATCTACGTCCAGAACGTCACGGACGTCGACGATCCACTGCTGGAGCGGGCCCTGCGCGACAACCAGGACTGGACCGAGCTCGCCGAACGCGAGACGGCTCTCTTCCGTGAGGACATGACCGCTCTGCGGATGCTGCCGCCGCAGCACTACATCGGCGCCGTCGAGGCCATACCCGGCATCGTGCCGCTGGTCGAGCGGCTGCGCGACGCGGGCGCCGCCTACGAGCTGGACGGTGACGTCTACTTCTCGGTGGAGTCCGACCCGAACTTCGGCAAGGTGTCCAACCTGGACGCCGAGGCGATGCGGCTGCTGTCGGCCGAGCGGGGCGGCGACCCCGACCGCGCGGGCAAGAAGAACCCGCTCGACCCGATGCTGTGGATGGCGGCCCGCCCGGGCGAGCCGAGCTGGGACGGCGGCTCGCTGGGCCGCGGCCGGCCCGGCTGGCACATCGAGTGCGTGGCCATCGCCCTGGACCACCTGGGGATGACCTTCGACATCCAGGGCGGCGGCTCCGACCTGGCCTTCCCGCACCACGAGATGGGTGCCTCGCACGCCCAGGTCCTGACGGGCGAGTTCCCGATGGCCAAGGCGTACGTACACGCCGGGATGGTGGCCCTGCACGGCGAGAAGATGTCGAAGTCCAAGGGCAACCTGGTCTTCGTGTCGGCGCTGCGCCGGGCCGGCGTGGACCCGGCGGCGATCCGCCTGGCCCTGCTCTCGCACCACTACCGCGCGGACTGGGAGTGGACCGACGAGGTCCTCGCGGAGGCGGTGGCCCGGCTGGGTCGCTGGCGCGCGGCCGTCTCCCGCCCCGACGGCATCCCGGCGGACGACCTGGTCGAGGAGGTCCGCGAGGCCCTCTCCAACGACCTCAACGCCCCTGCCGCCCTCGCGGCCGTGGACCGCTGGGTCGAGCGCCAGCTCGTCACCGACGGCGACGACGAGTCGGCCCCGGGCCTCGTGTCCCGCACGGTCGACGCCCTGCTGGGCGTGGCGCTGTAA
- the glpK gene encoding glycerol kinase GlpK gives MTTSTGPFIAAIDQGTTSSRCIVFDRDGRIVAVDQKEHEQIFPKPGWVEHDATEIWTNVQEVVASAIAKAEITAADVKAVGITNQRETTVMWDKNTGEPVHNALVWQDTRTDALCKELGRNVGQDRFRRETGLPLASYFAGPKVRWLLDNVEGLRERAEAGDILFGTMDSWVIWNLTGGAQGGVHVTDVTNASRTMLMNLHTLAWDEKIAESMDVPLNVLPEIKSSAEVYGHVKEGVLAGVPVASALGDQQAALFGQTCFAEGEAKSTYGTGTFMLMNTGDKIINSYSGLLTTVGYQIGDQQPVYALEGSIAVTGSLVQWMRDQMGLIKSAAEIETLASSVEDNGGAYFVPAFSGLFAPYWRSDARGVITGLTRYVTKAHIARAVLEATAWQTREITDAMTKDSGVELAALKVDGGMTSNNLLMQTLSDFLDAPVVRPMVAETTCLGAAYAAGLAVGFWPDTDALRANWRRAAEWTPRMPAEQREREYKSWLKAVERSMGWVDDEDAS, from the coding sequence ATGACCACCAGCACCGGCCCCTTCATCGCCGCGATCGACCAGGGCACCACCTCCTCCCGCTGCATCGTCTTCGACCGTGACGGCCGCATCGTCGCCGTCGACCAGAAGGAGCACGAGCAGATCTTCCCGAAGCCGGGCTGGGTCGAGCACGACGCCACCGAGATCTGGACCAACGTCCAGGAGGTCGTCGCCTCGGCCATCGCGAAGGCGGAGATCACCGCGGCGGACGTCAAGGCCGTCGGCATCACCAACCAGCGCGAGACCACCGTGATGTGGGACAAGAACACCGGCGAGCCGGTCCACAACGCGCTGGTCTGGCAGGACACCCGCACCGACGCCCTGTGCAAGGAGCTCGGCCGCAACGTCGGCCAGGACCGCTTCCGCCGCGAGACCGGCCTGCCGCTGGCGAGCTACTTCGCCGGCCCCAAGGTCCGCTGGCTGCTCGACAACGTCGAGGGCCTGCGCGAGCGCGCCGAGGCCGGGGACATCCTCTTCGGCACCATGGACTCCTGGGTCATCTGGAACCTCACCGGCGGCGCCCAGGGCGGTGTGCACGTCACCGACGTCACCAACGCCTCGCGCACCATGCTGATGAACCTGCACACCCTGGCCTGGGACGAGAAGATCGCCGAGTCCATGGACGTGCCGCTCAACGTCCTCCCGGAGATCAAGTCCTCCGCCGAGGTCTACGGCCACGTCAAGGAGGGCGTCCTCGCGGGCGTCCCGGTCGCCTCGGCGCTCGGTGACCAGCAGGCCGCGCTGTTCGGCCAGACCTGTTTCGCCGAGGGCGAGGCGAAGTCCACGTACGGCACCGGAACGTTCATGCTCATGAACACCGGCGACAAGATCATCAACTCCTACAGCGGCCTGCTGACCACGGTCGGCTACCAGATCGGCGACCAGCAGCCGGTCTACGCGCTGGAGGGCTCCATCGCCGTCACCGGCTCGCTCGTCCAGTGGATGCGCGACCAGATGGGCCTGATCAAGTCCGCGGCCGAGATCGAGACCCTGGCCTCCTCCGTCGAGGACAACGGCGGCGCCTACTTCGTGCCGGCCTTCTCCGGCCTGTTCGCCCCGTACTGGCGCTCCGACGCCCGCGGCGTGATCACCGGCCTCACCCGGTACGTCACCAAGGCGCACATCGCCCGTGCCGTCCTGGAGGCCACCGCCTGGCAGACCCGCGAGATCACCGACGCCATGACCAAGGACTCGGGCGTCGAGCTCGCCGCCCTCAAGGTCGACGGCGGCATGACCTCCAACAACCTGCTGATGCAGACGCTCTCGGACTTCCTGGACGCCCCCGTGGTGCGCCCGATGGTCGCCGAGACCACCTGCCTCGGCGCGGCCTACGCCGCCGGCCTGGCCGTCGGCTTCTGGCCCGACACCGACGCCCTGCGCGCCAACTGGCGCCGCGCGGCGGAGTGGACCCCGCGGATGCCCGCCGAGCAGCGGGAGCGCGAGTACAAGAGCTGGCTCAAGGCCGTCGAGCGGTCCATGGGCTGGGTCGACGACGAAGACGCCAGCTGA
- a CDS encoding glycerol-3-phosphate dehydrogenase/oxidase, which yields MSTLQSVPTLGTHPTAGSNASRAETREQLAKATYDLLVIGGGILGTSVAWHAAQSGLRVAMVDAGDFAGATSSASSKLVHGGLRYLQTGSVKLVAENHHERRVLAKDVAPHLVNPLTFYLPVYKGGPVGAAKLGAGVFAYSALSGFGDGMGKIISPARAAADNPGLKTDDLKAVAVYYDHQMNDSRVAVMTVRAAVESGAVVLNHAEVTGLRMTRGRVSGAELKDRLDGTEFGVDARVVLNATGPWVDHLRRMEDKHSMPSIRLSKGAHIVMKRKSPWKAAMATPIDKYRITFALPWEDQLLLGTTDEVYEGDPADVRATEADIQQILDEAAFSVKDADLDRSLMTYAFAGLRVLPGGPGGVEKAKRETVVSEGAGGMLSVAGGKWTTYRHIGRVVMDKLAKLPGSPLTEDMEPVKSLVRRIALPGVANPNAVAHRLLVDREPGSRMDPLTARHLASHYGSLAFDIARLANEDPALAERIHPDGPEIWAQVAYARDNEWAETADDVLRRRTTVTIRGLDSAEVRGRVEEMLARKA from the coding sequence ATGAGCACCCTGCAGAGCGTTCCCACCCTGGGTACGCACCCGACCGCCGGTTCGAACGCGAGCCGTGCCGAGACCCGTGAGCAGCTGGCCAAGGCCACGTACGACCTGCTGGTCATCGGCGGTGGCATCCTGGGCACCTCGGTGGCCTGGCACGCCGCGCAGTCGGGTCTGCGGGTCGCCATGGTGGACGCCGGCGACTTCGCCGGCGCCACCTCCTCGGCCTCCTCCAAGCTCGTCCACGGCGGCCTGCGCTACCTGCAGACCGGTTCGGTCAAGCTGGTCGCCGAGAACCACCACGAGCGCCGGGTGCTGGCCAAGGACGTGGCCCCGCACCTGGTCAACCCGCTCACCTTCTACCTCCCGGTGTACAAGGGCGGTCCGGTGGGCGCGGCGAAGCTGGGCGCGGGCGTGTTCGCGTACTCGGCGCTGTCGGGCTTCGGCGACGGCATGGGCAAGATCATTTCTCCGGCCCGTGCCGCCGCCGACAACCCGGGTCTGAAGACGGACGACCTCAAGGCCGTCGCGGTCTACTACGACCACCAGATGAACGATTCGCGCGTCGCCGTGATGACGGTCCGCGCGGCCGTCGAGTCGGGCGCGGTCGTCCTGAACCACGCCGAGGTCACCGGTCTGCGCATGACGCGCGGCCGGGTCTCGGGCGCCGAGCTCAAGGACCGCCTGGACGGCACCGAGTTCGGTGTGGACGCGCGTGTCGTGCTGAACGCCACCGGCCCGTGGGTGGACCACCTGCGGCGCATGGAGGACAAGCACTCGATGCCGTCCATCCGCCTTTCCAAGGGCGCGCACATCGTGATGAAGCGCAAGTCGCCGTGGAAGGCCGCCATGGCCACCCCGATCGACAAGTACCGCATCACCTTCGCCCTGCCGTGGGAGGACCAGCTGCTGCTGGGCACCACGGACGAGGTGTACGAGGGCGACCCGGCGGACGTGCGCGCCACCGAGGCCGACATCCAGCAGATCCTGGACGAGGCGGCCTTCTCGGTGAAGGACGCGGATCTGGACCGCTCGCTGATGACGTACGCCTTCGCGGGCCTGCGCGTGCTGCCCGGCGGCCCCGGCGGGGTCGAGAAGGCCAAGCGCGAGACGGTCGTCTCCGAGGGCGCGGGCGGCATGCTGTCGGTGGCCGGCGGCAAGTGGACCACGTACCGGCACATCGGCCGCGTGGTCATGGACAAGCTGGCGAAGCTGCCGGGCAGCCCCCTGACCGAGGACATGGAGCCGGTGAAGTCCCTCGTACGACGGATCGCGCTGCCCGGTGTCGCCAACCCGAACGCGGTGGCGCACCGGCTGCTCGTGGACCGCGAGCCGGGCTCCCGGATGGACCCGCTGACCGCGCGCCACCTGGCCTCGCACTACGGTTCGCTGGCCTTCGACATCGCGCGCCTCGCCAACGAGGACCCGGCGCTGGCCGAGCGGATCCACCCGGACGGTCCGGAGATCTGGGCGCAGGTCGCCTACGCCCGGGACAACGAGTGGGCCGAGACGGCGGACGACGTGCTGCGCCGCCGTACGACGGTGACGATCCGCGGTCTGGACAGCGCCGAAGTGCGCGGCCGGGTCGAGGAGATGCTGGCCCGCAAGGCATAG